From a region of the Lentimicrobiaceae bacterium genome:
- a CDS encoding VOC family protein — MKPEFFSDIYYLLANRDNKHSKLKPLTTMKKTALIILGFAISFCSGFYFKAIITKQPSININTKQPDNNIKMKKVTGIGGIFFKCKDPGKIKEWYKTHLGFDTDPYGARFEWQESTNPTQKGSTQWSPFSETDNYFDPSTKDFMINYRVENLVSLVEQLKKEGITIIDTIETYEYGKFVHIMDIEGNKIELWEPNYDYVATDKKQNE, encoded by the coding sequence ATGAAACCTGAGTTTTTCAGTGATATATACTATTTACTTGCAAACAGGGACAACAAACACAGCAAGCTTAAACCCTTAACTACAATGAAAAAAACGGCATTGATTATTTTGGGGTTTGCAATATCATTTTGTTCTGGTTTCTATTTCAAGGCTATCATTACAAAGCAACCCAGCATCAACATTAATACAAAACAACCTGACAACAACATCAAAATGAAAAAAGTAACAGGGATTGGCGGTATCTTTTTTAAATGTAAAGATCCTGGTAAAATTAAAGAATGGTATAAAACACATTTGGGCTTCGACACCGACCCATACGGTGCACGTTTTGAATGGCAGGAAAGCACCAACCCAACCCAAAAAGGTTCTACCCAATGGAGTCCGTTTTCAGAAACGGATAATTATTTTGACCCTTCAACCAAAGACTTTATGATTAATTACAGAGTCGAGAATTTGGTTAGCCTTGTTGAACAACTTAAAAAAGAAGGAATAACCATTATTGACACAATTGAGACCTATGAATATGGCAAATTTGTTCACATTATGGATATCGAAGGAAACAAAATAGAACTATGGGAACCCAACTATGATTATGTTGCAACAGATAAAAAACAAAACGAATAA
- a CDS encoding competence/damage-inducible protein A, with the protein MEAEIISIGDELLIGQVVNTNAAWMAEQLNLIGIKVKQVTVIADVRQAILQTLAEATKRVSIVMLTGGLGPTNDDITKQTLCEYFDTHLVADEASYKNVETIFAMRGFRVTELNRKQAEVPANCIPIANLNGTAPGMWFEKNGIIYVSMPGVPFEMKLMMSDYILPELAKRFTSGAIVHKTILTQGMGESFLAVKIRHWEAALPSYIKLAYLPQPGLVRLRLTATGNDKESLTREIEKQTSTLLQLIPDLVFGFDDDTLEHVVGKLLMQKGKTISTAESCTGGYVAHMITGVPGSSAYFKGSVVAYANEVKEQLLGVQHQTLLQFGAVSQQCVIEMAEGARHIFNTDYAIATSGISGPDGGTIEKPVGTTWIAIATPKTTISEKFLFGEHRQRNIHKTALQALQILRKEVEKD; encoded by the coding sequence ATGGAAGCAGAAATCATTAGTATAGGCGACGAATTGCTCATAGGGCAGGTGGTAAACACCAATGCCGCCTGGATGGCAGAACAACTTAACCTTATCGGAATAAAGGTAAAGCAGGTTACGGTGATAGCCGATGTGCGGCAGGCAATTTTGCAAACCCTTGCCGAAGCAACTAAAAGGGTTAGCATCGTGATGCTTACCGGCGGATTGGGTCCCACTAACGACGATATTACCAAACAAACCCTTTGCGAATATTTCGATACTCATCTTGTCGCTGATGAGGCTTCCTATAAAAATGTGGAAACTATATTTGCCATGCGTGGTTTTAGGGTTACGGAACTCAATCGCAAACAGGCGGAAGTACCTGCAAATTGTATTCCTATTGCCAATCTTAACGGCACTGCGCCCGGAATGTGGTTTGAAAAGAATGGAATTATTTATGTTTCCATGCCGGGAGTTCCTTTTGAAATGAAACTTATGATGAGTGATTACATTTTGCCCGAGCTGGCTAAACGGTTCACAAGCGGGGCTATAGTGCATAAAACCATTCTAACGCAGGGAATGGGCGAAAGTTTCCTTGCTGTTAAAATCCGACACTGGGAGGCAGCCTTGCCTTCTTACATCAAACTGGCATATCTTCCCCAGCCCGGTTTGGTCCGTTTGCGACTTACCGCAACCGGAAATGACAAAGAATCTCTTACCCGTGAAATAGAAAAACAAACATCCACATTGTTACAACTGATTCCCGACCTGGTTTTTGGCTTCGACGATGATACCCTCGAACATGTGGTTGGCAAATTATTAATGCAAAAGGGGAAAACCATTTCTACTGCCGAAAGCTGTACTGGTGGTTATGTAGCACACATGATTACAGGTGTTCCGGGAAGCTCTGCTTATTTTAAAGGTTCCGTAGTGGCGTATGCCAACGAGGTAAAGGAGCAACTTTTGGGTGTGCAACATCAAACCCTGTTACAATTTGGTGCCGTTAGCCAGCAATGCGTTATCGAAATGGCGGAAGGCGCAAGACACATATTTAACACTGATTATGCCATAGCTACCAGCGGCATATCCGGACCCGACGGAGGTACCATCGAAAAGCCTGTTGGAACTACCTGGATTGCTATTGCTACTCCGAAGACCACAATCAGCGAAAAATTTCTTTTCGGAGAACACCGCCAGCGTAATATCCACAAAACGGCTCTTCAGGCTCTCCAGATACTGAGAAAAGAGGTGGAGAAAGATTAA
- a CDS encoding nucleoside phosphorylase, whose translation MEKIKESELIINTDGSIYHLSIHPENIADTIIVVGDPGRVEKISSHFQKIEFKKQNRELLTHTGCYNGKRLSVLSTGMGTDNLDIVINELDALVNIDLKKRIPKATHTSLNIIRLGTSGALQADIPVDSFIVSSYGLGLDGLLNFYNYNENINDKAIADAFAAQTGWNENLPYPYVVKASTFLERKIGKGLISGITATASGFYGPQGRVLRIPLAYPEMNRNIENFSYKGQRIVNFEMETSALYGLSAILGHQALTVCAVVANRVSMQFSTHHDKAVDELITLVLERLTE comes from the coding sequence ATGGAAAAAATAAAAGAATCGGAATTAATTATCAATACCGACGGCAGCATATACCATTTATCCATTCATCCTGAAAATATTGCCGATACTATCATCGTGGTAGGCGATCCCGGACGGGTAGAAAAAATTTCCAGCCACTTTCAAAAAATAGAATTTAAAAAACAAAACCGTGAATTACTTACCCATACCGGTTGTTATAACGGCAAACGCCTGAGTGTTCTTTCCACCGGAATGGGGACCGATAATTTGGACATCGTGATAAACGAACTGGATGCACTCGTGAATATTGATTTGAAAAAACGTATTCCCAAAGCAACACATACTTCGCTGAACATCATTAGGCTGGGTACTTCAGGTGCTTTGCAGGCAGACATCCCTGTGGATTCGTTTATCGTCTCCTCCTACGGGCTGGGGCTCGACGGCTTACTGAACTTTTACAATTACAACGAAAATATCAACGACAAAGCTATAGCCGATGCTTTTGCAGCGCAAACCGGCTGGAACGAAAACCTGCCCTATCCCTATGTTGTAAAAGCCTCCACTTTTCTTGAAAGAAAAATTGGCAAAGGACTTATTAGCGGAATCACTGCAACGGCTTCCGGATTTTATGGTCCGCAGGGAAGGGTGTTGCGCATCCCGCTTGCCTACCCCGAAATGAACCGCAATATTGAAAACTTTTCTTACAAAGGGCAACGTATTGTTAACTTTGAAATGGAGACTTCCGCATTATACGGTTTGTCGGCTATTTTAGGACACCAGGCACTTACAGTTTGTGCCGTAGTTGCAAACCGGGTTTCCATGCAGTTTAGTACACACCATGATAAAGCAGTGGATGAATTAATAACCCTGGTATTAGAAAGATTAACTGAATGA
- a CDS encoding transglutaminase-like domain-containing protein, with amino-acid sequence MASLPENKEFEALVSLLDEPDAIVYEQIMEKVVSLGKDVIPYLEKSWENNFDETLQNRIEDIIKQIQHNTLFSDFQTWKENPENNLLQAYLLITRFQYPHLDEFDITRQLGRITQDVWLELNDNLTAFEKIKVFNKIFYDFHHFSGNLENLLTPDSLYLNRLLETRKGNPLSLGILYSIIARSLKIPVYGVMLPEHFILACAKGEITSRMMEEGSGEILFYINPFNRGEMFTRNEVNTYLKQLDIVPKRKYFYPSNDLQIVKIMIQSLIASYIQLEAPDKVEELEDLQKILD; translated from the coding sequence ATGGCAAGTCTCCCCGAAAATAAGGAATTTGAAGCACTGGTAAGTCTGCTGGACGAGCCTGATGCCATCGTCTATGAGCAAATCATGGAAAAGGTGGTTTCTTTGGGAAAAGATGTGATTCCTTATCTTGAAAAATCGTGGGAAAACAATTTCGATGAAACCCTGCAGAATCGTATAGAAGATATCATCAAGCAGATACAGCACAACACCCTTTTCAGTGATTTTCAAACTTGGAAAGAAAACCCTGAAAACAATCTGTTGCAGGCTTACCTGTTGATTACCCGTTTCCAGTACCCACATTTGGATGAATTTGACATCACCCGGCAATTAGGACGTATCACACAGGATGTCTGGCTCGAACTAAACGATAATCTTACTGCCTTCGAAAAAATCAAGGTGTTCAATAAAATATTTTACGACTTTCACCATTTCAGCGGGAACTTAGAAAACCTGTTAACACCCGATAGCCTTTACCTCAACCGCCTACTCGAAACACGGAAAGGAAACCCCCTTTCGCTGGGCATTTTATACAGCATCATCGCCCGAAGTCTTAAAATACCGGTATATGGAGTGATGTTACCCGAACACTTCATACTTGCCTGTGCCAAAGGAGAAATTACCTCCAGGATGATGGAAGAAGGTAGCGGAGAGATACTTTTTTACATCAACCCTTTCAACAGGGGCGAAATGTTTACACGCAACGAGGTGAACACTTATCTGAAGCAACTAGATATTGTTCCGAAAAGGAAGTATTTTTATCCCAGCAATGACCTGCAGATAGTAAAGATAATGATACAAAGCCTGATAGCATCTTACATCCAATTGGAAGCCCCCGACAAGGTAGAAGAGCTTGAGGATTTACAAAAAATACTCGATTAG
- a CDS encoding phosphoribosylaminoimidazolesuccinocarboxamide synthase — translation MPNAIVDTCYNFPGQTHVYHGKVRDVYSIHDDLLVMIATDRISAFDVVLPEGIPYKGQVLNQIAAKFLDITSDIVPNWKIAVPDPMVTVGRLCEPFKVEMVIRGYLSGHAWREYKAGKRRICGEIMPEGMKENDKFPSPIITPTTKASVGHDEDISKEDIIKQGLATVEDYEQLEKYTQALFKRGSEIAATMGLILVDTKYEFGKTRGEIFLIDEIHTPDSSRYFYQDGYAERQKNNHPQRQLSKEFVREWLMKNGFEGKEGQAVPEMTPEFVQSVSERYIELFENITGENFVKSDVSNVPARVEKNIRTFLSAYYR, via the coding sequence ATGCCCAATGCCATTGTAGATACCTGTTATAATTTTCCCGGACAAACCCATGTGTATCATGGAAAAGTACGCGATGTATATTCTATTCACGATGACTTGTTAGTAATGATAGCCACTGACAGGATTTCGGCATTCGATGTGGTACTGCCTGAAGGAATTCCTTACAAAGGGCAGGTACTGAATCAAATAGCGGCTAAATTTCTGGATATCACCAGCGATATCGTACCTAACTGGAAAATAGCTGTGCCTGACCCTATGGTTACTGTAGGCAGACTCTGCGAACCCTTTAAGGTAGAAATGGTAATACGTGGTTACCTTTCGGGGCATGCCTGGCGCGAATACAAAGCCGGTAAACGCAGAATTTGTGGCGAAATAATGCCCGAGGGGATGAAAGAAAATGACAAATTTCCGTCGCCGATCATCACACCTACCACCAAGGCATCCGTGGGACACGACGAGGACATCTCCAAAGAAGATATTATTAAACAAGGACTGGCAACAGTTGAGGATTACGAACAACTGGAAAAATACACGCAGGCACTTTTTAAAAGAGGAAGTGAAATTGCTGCTACTATGGGGCTTATTTTGGTGGATACCAAATATGAATTTGGAAAAACCCGTGGCGAAATCTTTCTCATAGATGAAATTCATACACCCGATTCGTCCCGGTATTTTTATCAGGATGGATATGCTGAACGCCAGAAAAACAACCATCCGCAACGCCAGCTTTCAAAAGAATTTGTGCGCGAATGGCTTATGAAAAACGGATTCGAAGGAAAAGAAGGACAAGCAGTTCCGGAAATGACCCCGGAATTTGTGCAATCGGTTTCCGAACGCTATATTGAATTGTTCGAAAATATTACGGGAGAAAATTTTGTAAAATCGGATGTAAGCAATGTTCCCGCACGGGTTGAAAAAAACATCCGTACATTTTTATCAGCATATTACCGCTAA